A stretch of Lysinibacillus agricola DNA encodes these proteins:
- a CDS encoding S-layer homology domain-containing protein has translation MQKHLSKIMLVVLAVFVIGATIPVNASAASLETTGAVKNEYTYEEAVFITGTPIIFKGTSKDIKITQKESKGRLTETYSLKLTASNGATLTRNIAYESDVVDYATIGQKTSNGVVKKYTEKIVAGKITYTLVDYQFSQGTVTDNRAASDYYSGNVISRKTYSYQTGTGKNATQNSVTIDTDSRHAGYENFWGATETQITEAVYNYSDGKTSHMKNRLSTSKSRVLNYEENLGSLGSFDGGYAVVSEKDVISEYTYDLASGQKGSIDLDTEYMPTIERLIIPKFRDLSNHYAKEAIEKLYSLGIYSDASNFFSPNTPMKRIDFSTAIGKAVDLRVMEEPKTKKPTTTASIFKDIKRTVKDYAYIETAVHKGIIKGVSPEYFKPDHPITRAQAATIYVRALGLENKAPDPGYITKFKDDAQIPAYARDGIYIVNELGLMTGDPVGRFNPNQPLTRAEASVVLERFLNYLENDLKQNYRDDILFFN, from the coding sequence ATGCAAAAACATTTATCTAAAATAATGTTAGTGGTTCTTGCTGTATTTGTTATTGGTGCTACTATCCCAGTAAATGCATCAGCTGCTTCATTAGAAACAACAGGTGCTGTTAAAAATGAATATACATATGAGGAAGCTGTTTTCATTACAGGAACACCTATTATATTTAAAGGCACTAGTAAAGACATCAAAATCACACAAAAAGAATCTAAAGGAAGGTTAACTGAAACATATAGTTTAAAGCTGACAGCAAGTAACGGTGCTACATTGACACGAAATATTGCCTATGAATCTGATGTTGTGGATTATGCTACGATTGGTCAAAAAACATCGAATGGTGTAGTGAAAAAGTATACAGAGAAAATTGTTGCTGGAAAAATAACATATACATTGGTAGATTACCAATTTTCACAAGGTACTGTAACGGACAATCGTGCAGCCTCTGATTATTATTCAGGTAATGTGATTTCTAGAAAAACATATTCCTATCAAACTGGGACTGGAAAAAATGCAACTCAAAATTCTGTAACAATTGATACTGATAGTCGTCATGCTGGCTATGAAAACTTCTGGGGAGCAACAGAAACACAAATTACAGAAGCTGTTTATAATTATAGCGATGGTAAGACAAGCCATATGAAAAATCGTTTATCTACAAGTAAATCACGTGTACTAAACTATGAAGAAAACCTAGGGAGTTTGGGGAGCTTTGATGGTGGATATGCGGTAGTAAGTGAAAAGGATGTTATTTCTGAATATACGTATGATTTAGCCTCTGGACAAAAAGGTTCTATTGACTTAGATACCGAATACATGCCGACAATTGAACGTTTAATCATTCCTAAGTTCCGTGATTTATCAAATCATTATGCGAAAGAGGCTATCGAAAAATTATACTCTTTAGGTATTTACTCTGATGCAAGTAACTTCTTCTCACCGAATACCCCTATGAAGCGTATTGACTTTTCAACGGCGATTGGTAAGGCAGTTGACTTACGTGTTATGGAAGAACCGAAAACGAAAAAACCGACAACTACGGCAAGTATTTTTAAAGATATCAAGCGTACAGTAAAAGATTATGCCTATATTGAGACTGCGGTTCATAAAGGAATTATTAAAGGTGTATCACCAGAGTATTTCAAGCCTGATCATCCAATTACTCGAGCACAAGCCGCTACGATTTATGTGCGTGCCTTAGGGCTTGAGAATAAGGCGCCAGATCCAGGCTATATAACAAAGTTTAAGGATGATGCGCAAATTCCAGCCTATGCAAGAGACGGTATTTACATTGTAAATGAGTTAGGCTTAATGACTGGTGACCCTGTAGGTCGATTTAATCCAAATCAACCATTAACGCGAGCAGAAGCATCAGTAGTGTTAGAACGTTTCTTGAATTATTTGGAAAATGACTTAAAACAAAATTATCGAGATGACATATTGTTCTTTAATTAA